In the genome of Treponema pedis, one region contains:
- the ucpA gene encoding SDR family oxidoreductase UcpA has product MGKLDGKVAVITGAAVGVGEGIAEAYVKHGAKICMINRSERVEKTAERLRKQYNAEIITVVADVSNKEQMEAAVKKTVETFGAVHIACCNAGVCRLAPFEEMTDEMRDFHIDVNIKGVWNTCKAVVPYMLKQGGGSIVIASSVTGDIVADAGEAAYATTKAALVGLTKCLAVEYASRNIRVNCTQLGYARTPMVEGMAKESNPENPEKAISDIAVGVPMKRLAKPIEVGELSAFLGSDESSYITGAQIVIDGGSTLPETMSMGTS; this is encoded by the coding sequence ATGGGAAAATTAGACGGTAAAGTTGCGGTTATCACCGGAGCCGCAGTAGGTGTAGGAGAAGGTATTGCGGAAGCCTATGTCAAACACGGTGCAAAGATTTGTATGATTAACCGCTCGGAAAGGGTCGAAAAAACCGCCGAAAGACTTCGCAAGCAATACAATGCGGAAATAATTACGGTTGTTGCAGATGTTTCCAATAAAGAACAAATGGAAGCGGCGGTAAAAAAGACTGTGGAAACCTTCGGTGCAGTACATATTGCGTGCTGCAATGCGGGGGTATGTCGGCTGGCACCCTTTGAAGAGATGACGGACGAAATGCGGGATTTCCATATCGACGTGAATATTAAAGGAGTATGGAATACTTGTAAAGCGGTTGTCCCTTATATGTTAAAACAGGGTGGAGGCAGTATTGTTATCGCTTCCTCCGTTACGGGCGATATCGTTGCAGATGCGGGCGAAGCGGCCTATGCAACTACTAAAGCCGCTCTTGTAGGATTAACAAAATGTCTTGCCGTGGAATATGCTTCAAGGAATATCCGAGTAAACTGTACACAGCTCGGTTACGCCCGAACTCCTATGGTAGAAGGTATGGCTAAAGAGTCCAATCCCGAAAATCCGGAAAAAGCAATAAGCGATATTGCCGTAGGAGTACCTATGAAACGGCTTGCCAAACCTATAGAAGTAGGCGAACTTTCGGCATTTTTAGGAAGCGATGAATCTTCTTACATCACCGGAGCTCAAATAGTAATAGACGGAGGCAGCACTCTTCCTGAAACTATGAGTATGGGAACAAGCTGA